A stretch of Sebastes fasciatus isolate fSebFas1 chromosome 19, fSebFas1.pri, whole genome shotgun sequence DNA encodes these proteins:
- the kcnt1a gene encoding potassium channel subfamily T member 1 isoform X3, producing MQLTQEDDSVKEDSTPTAAALQSDGRAGSPANMCSECYVNKTFEHDDGTVNEHKKSSTPAPLQTKTTSSSSTSGVILDISTLQMEQQESEEVPPLPPRFRFRDLLLGDQSFQNDDRVQVEFYVNENTFKERLKLFFIKNQRSSLRIRVFNFSLKLLTCLLYIIRVVTDNPGQGASGSHSTGQQNTASGNNKCVDCPWNGSVQVNWELIFWVDRKVPVWAIQVIVAIISFLETMLLMYLSYKGNIWEQIFQVSFLLEMINTVPFIITIFWPSIRNIFIPVFLNCWLAKCALENMINDVHRAIQRTNSAMFNQVLILICTLLCLVFTGTCGIQHLERAGKNLSLFNSFYFCIVTFSTVGFGDVTPRIWPSQLLVVIMICVALVVLPLQFEELMYLWMERQKSGGNYSRHRAQTEKHVVLCVSALKIDLLMDFLNEFYAHPRLQDYYVVILCPSEMDLQVRRVLQIPLWSQRVIYLQGSVLKDQDLLRAKMDDAEACFILSSRNEVDRMAADHQTILRAWAVKDFAPNCPLYVQILKPENKFHVKFADHVVCEEEFKYAMLALNCVCPATSTLVTLLVHTSRGREGQQSPEQWQRMYGCCSGNEVYHIRVCDSKFFGEYNGKSFTYASFHAHKKYGVCLIGIKREDNKSILLNPGPRHIMAATDTCYYINITKEENSAFIFNQEEKKGRPTGGLFDGPSQLPVHSIIASMGTVAMDLQNTGPPDVSVAKLVPPTVNGTGGRRPSIAPVQEIADSSSILPCDLLSDQSEDDSVFTDEKGHSLTEYVKGYPPNSPYIGSSPTLCHLLAEKAPFCCLRLDQGCRHNSYEDAKAYGFKNKLIIVSAETAGNGLYNFIVPLRAYYRPRKELNPIVLLLDNPPDNHFLEAICCFPMVYYMAGTIDNLDSLLQCGIIYADNLVVVDKESTMSAEEDYMADAKTIVNVQTMFRLFPSLSIITELTHPSNMRFMQFRAKDCYSLALSKLEKKERDKGSNLAFMFRLPFAAGRVFSISMLDTLLYQSFVKDYMILIARLLLGLDTTPGSGFLCAMKVTEEDLWISTYGRLFQKLCSSSAEIPIGIYRTESHVFPTSEVSVNVEDGDDTKEKGDESRSNDQSDHPMLRKKSMQWARRLSKKSTRWQGVSRDSSKDHAQRIAQQRLNLYRRSEREELSELVRNRMRHLGLPTSGYEDLTNLTASDVMNRVNLGYLQDEQNDQQNTLSFVLINPSPDTRLELNDVVYLIRSDPLAHVPEEPPVHRSSLKERHESCIETKEDTEL from the exons GGTGCAGGTGGAGTTTTACGTGAATGAAAACACCTTCAAGGAGCGTCTGAAGCTTTTCTTCATCAAAAACCAAAGGTCAA GCCTTCGGATTCGTGTGTTCAACTTCTCCCTGAAGCTGCTCACCTGTCTGCTGTACATCATCCGAGTGGTGACGGATAACCCCGGTCAGGGCGCCAGCGGCAGTCACAGCACAGGACAGCAGAACACTGCCAGTGGCAACAACAAATG TGTTGACTGCCCGTGGAACGGATCAGTGCAGGTTAACTG GGAGTTGATCTTTTGGGTGGATAGAAAAGTTCCTGTCTGGGCCATTCAA GTCATTGTAGCCATCATTAGTTTCCTGGAGACCATGTTACTGATGTATCTGAGCTACAAG gGGAACATTTGGGAGCAGATATTCCAGGTGTCATTTCTTTTGGAGATGATCAACACAGTTCCCTTCATCATTACG ATCTTCTGGCCGTCAATAAGAAACATCTTTATTCCCGTATTTCTCAACTGCTGGCTGGCCAAGTGTGCTTTGGAGAACATGATT AATGATGTCCACAGAGCGATCCAGAGGACCAACTCAGCCATGTTCAACCAGGTCCTCATTCTCATCTGCACCCTGCTCTGCCTGGTCTTCACTGG CACATGTGGAATCCAGCACCTGGAGCGAGCGGGCAAAAACCTCTCCCTCTTCAACTCCTTCTACTTCTGCATCGTCACCTTCTCCACCGTCGGCTTCGGAGACGTCACTCCACGCATCTGGCCCTCCCAGCTGCTGGTGGTCATCATGATCTGCGTGGCTCTGGTGGTGCTGCCTCTGCAG TTTGAGGAGCTGATGTACCTGTGGATGGAGAGACAGAAGTCTGGAGGGAATTACAGCCGCCACAGAGCGCAGACGGAGAAACACGTCGTACTGTGTGTCAGCGCACTAAAGATAGACCTGCTCATGGATTTCCTCAACGAATTCTACGCCCATCCCAGACTGCAg GATTACTATGTGGTGATCCTGTGCCCGAGTGAGATGGACCTCCAGGTGCGGAGAGTGCTGCAGATCCCTCTGTGGTCTCAAAGGGTCATCTATCTGCAAGGATCTGTTCTCAAAGACCAGGACCTGCTAAGAGCCAA AATGGATGACGCAGAGGCTTGTTTCATTCTGAGCAGTCGTAACGAGGTGGATCGCATGGCTGCG GACCATCAGACCATCCTGAGAGCCTGGGCAGTGAAGGACTTTGCTCCAAATTGTCCCCTCTATGTCCAGATACTCAAACCTGAAAACAAGTTCCATGTAAAATTTGCAG ATCAtgttgtgtgtgaggaggaattCAAGTACGCCATGTTGGCCCTCAACTGTGTGTGTCCTGCCACCTCCACCTTGGTCACGCTCCTTGTGCACACCTCCCGCGGACG AGAAGGACAACAGTCTCCGGAGCAGTGGCAGAGGATGTACGGATGTTGCTCCGGCAACGAGGTCTACCACATCCGAGTCTGTGACAGCAAGTTCTTTGGAGAGTACAACGGCAAAAGCTTTACATACGCTTCCTTTCATGCTCACAAGAA GTACGGCGTGTGTCTGATCGGTATAAAGAGGGAGGACAACAAGAGCATCCTGCTGAACCCTGGCCCGCGCCACATCATGGCTGCCACAGACACCTGCTACTACATCAACATCACCAAGGAGGAGAACTCGGCCTTCATCTTCAaccaggaggagaagaagggccGCCCTACCGGGGGACTCTTCGACGGACCCTCGCAGCTTCCCGTTCACAGCATCATCGCGAGCAtgg GCACCGTTGCCATGGATCTTCAGAATACGGGTCCACCTGACGTCTCAGTTGCTAAGCTGGTCCCACCTACGGTGAACGGAACAGGGGGCCGCCGGCCGAGCATTGCTCCAGTTCAGGAGATCGCCGACTCCTCCTCAATCCTGCCATGTGACCTTCTCAGCGACCAATCAGAGGATGACTCCGTCTTTACAGACGAGAAAGGCCACTCATTAACTGA GTACGTGAAAGGTTATCCCCCCAACTCTCCGTACATCGGGAGCTCGCCCACCTTGTGCCATCTGTTGGCTGAAAAAGCCCCGTTTTGCTGCCTACGACTGGACCAG GGTTGCAGGCACAACAGCTATGAGGACGCTAAGGCTTATGGTTTTAAAAACAAGCTCATCATTGTGTCTGCTGAGACCGCAGGGAACGGCCTTTATAACTTCATAGTGCCTCTCAGAGCTTATTACAGACCCAGGAAAGAACTCAACCCCATTGTCTTGCTGCTGGATAATCC GCCAGATAATCACTTTCTGGAGGCCATCTGCTGTTTTCCTATGGTCTACTACATGGCTGGGACTATCGACAA tctggaCAGCCTGCTGCAGTGTGGCATTATCTACGCCGATAACTTGGTTGTCGTGGATAAAGAGAGTACAATGAGTGCAGAGGAGGACTACATGGCTGACGCCAAAACTATTGTCAATGTACAGACGATGTTCAG GTTGTTTCCCAGTCTCAGCATCATCACAGAGCTTACTCATCCATCCAACATGAGATTCATGCAGTTCAGAGCAAAGGATTGCTATTCACTGGCCCTCTCCAAGCTGGAGAAG aaagaGCGTGATAAAGGCTCCAACTTGGCCTTCATGTTTCGCCTACCCTTCGCTGCAGGGAGAGTGTTCAGTATCAGCATGCTGGACACCCTGCTGTATCAG TCTTTTGTGAAGGACTACATGATCCTTATTGCACGACTGCTGCTGGGGCTGGACACCACTCCAGGATCAGGATTCCTCTGTGCT ATGAAAGTAACAGAGGAAGACCTGTGGATCAGCACTTATGGCAGGCTGTTTCAGAAACTCTGCTCCTCTAGTGCCGAAATTCCTATCGGGATCTATCGGACAGAATCCCATGTTTTCCCGACTTCTGAG GTGTCAGTCAATGTTGAGGACGGCGATGACACCAAGGAAAAGGGGGACGAGTCTCGCAGCAACGACCAATCAGATCACCCCATGCTGAGGAAGAAGAGCATGCAGTGGGCCCGGCGTCTGAGTAAGAAGAGCACAAGGTGGCAGGGAGTGAGCCGGGATTCGAGCAAGGACCACGCCCAGCGTATCGCCCAGCAGCGCCTCAACCTCTACCGGCGCTCTGAGAGGGAGGAGCTGTCTGAGCTGGTCCGCAACCGCATGAGGCACCTGGGCCTCCCCACCTCCGGATATG AAGATCTAACCAATCTGACAGCCAGCGATGTCATGAACAGAGTCAATCTGGGATATCTACAAG ATGAGCAGAACGATCAGCAGAACACCCTGTCCTTCGTCCTGATCAACCCTTCTCCTGACACCAGGCTGGAGCTCAATGACGTTGT gtacTTGATCCGTTCGGACCCTCTGGCTCACGTCCCAGAGGAGCCTCCTGTCCACAGAAGCAGCCTGAAAGAGAGACACGAGTCCTGCATAGAGACCAAGGAGGACACCGAGCTCTGA
- the kcnt1a gene encoding potassium channel subfamily T member 2 isoform X4 yields the protein MQLTQEDDSVKEDSTPTAAALQSDGRAGSPANMCSECYVNKTFEHDDGTVNEHKKSSTPAPLQTKTTSSSSTSGVILDISTLQMEQQESEEVPPLPPRFRFRDLLLGDQSFQNDDRVQVEFYVNENTFKERLKLFFIKNQRSSLRIRVFNFSLKLLTCLLYIIRVVTDNPGQGASGSHSTGQQNTASGNNKCVDCPWNGSVQVNWELIFWVDRKVPVWAIQGNIWEQIFQVSFLLEMINTVPFIITIFWPSIRNIFIPVFLNCWLAKCALENMINDVHRAIQRTNSAMFNQVLILICTLLCLVFTGTCGIQHLERAGKNLSLFNSFYFCIVTFSTVGFGDVTPRIWPSQLLVVIMICVALVVLPLQFEELMYLWMERQKSGGNYSRHRAQTEKHVVLCVSALKIDLLMDFLNEFYAHPRLQDYYVVILCPSEMDLQVRRVLQIPLWSQRVIYLQGSVLKDQDLLRAKMDDAEACFILSSRNEVDRMAADHQTILRAWAVKDFAPNCPLYVQILKPENKFHVKFADHVVCEEEFKYAMLALNCVCPATSTLVTLLVHTSRGREGQQSPEQWQRMYGCCSGNEVYHIRVCDSKFFGEYNGKSFTYASFHAHKKYGVCLIGIKREDNKSILLNPGPRHIMAATDTCYYINITKEENSAFIFNQEEKKGRPTGGLFDGPSQLPVHSIIASMGTVAMDLQNTGPPDVSVAKLVPPTVNGTGGRRPSIAPVQEIADSSSILPCDLLSDQSEDDSVFTDEKGHSLTEYVKGYPPNSPYIGSSPTLCHLLAEKAPFCCLRLDQGCRHNSYEDAKAYGFKNKLIIVSAETAGNGLYNFIVPLRAYYRPRKELNPIVLLLDNPPDNHFLEAICCFPMVYYMAGTIDNLDSLLQCGIIYADNLVVVDKESTMSAEEDYMADAKTIVNVQTMFRLFPSLSIITELTHPSNMRFMQFRAKDCYSLALSKLEKKERDKGSNLAFMFRLPFAAGRVFSISMLDTLLYQSFVKDYMILIARLLLGLDTTPGSGFLCAMKVTEEDLWISTYGRLFQKLCSSSAEIPIGIYRTESHVFPTSESQVSVNVEDGDDTKEKGDESRSNDQSDHPMLRKKSMQWARRLSKKSTRWQGVSRDSSKDHAQRIAQQRLNLYRRSEREELSELVRNRMRHLGLPTSGYEDLTNLTASDVMNRVNLGYLQDEQNDQQNTLSFVLINPSPDTRLELNDVVYLIRSDPLAHVPEEPPVHRSSLKERHESCIETKEDTEL from the exons GGTGCAGGTGGAGTTTTACGTGAATGAAAACACCTTCAAGGAGCGTCTGAAGCTTTTCTTCATCAAAAACCAAAGGTCAA GCCTTCGGATTCGTGTGTTCAACTTCTCCCTGAAGCTGCTCACCTGTCTGCTGTACATCATCCGAGTGGTGACGGATAACCCCGGTCAGGGCGCCAGCGGCAGTCACAGCACAGGACAGCAGAACACTGCCAGTGGCAACAACAAATG TGTTGACTGCCCGTGGAACGGATCAGTGCAGGTTAACTG GGAGTTGATCTTTTGGGTGGATAGAAAAGTTCCTGTCTGGGCCATTCAA gGGAACATTTGGGAGCAGATATTCCAGGTGTCATTTCTTTTGGAGATGATCAACACAGTTCCCTTCATCATTACG ATCTTCTGGCCGTCAATAAGAAACATCTTTATTCCCGTATTTCTCAACTGCTGGCTGGCCAAGTGTGCTTTGGAGAACATGATT AATGATGTCCACAGAGCGATCCAGAGGACCAACTCAGCCATGTTCAACCAGGTCCTCATTCTCATCTGCACCCTGCTCTGCCTGGTCTTCACTGG CACATGTGGAATCCAGCACCTGGAGCGAGCGGGCAAAAACCTCTCCCTCTTCAACTCCTTCTACTTCTGCATCGTCACCTTCTCCACCGTCGGCTTCGGAGACGTCACTCCACGCATCTGGCCCTCCCAGCTGCTGGTGGTCATCATGATCTGCGTGGCTCTGGTGGTGCTGCCTCTGCAG TTTGAGGAGCTGATGTACCTGTGGATGGAGAGACAGAAGTCTGGAGGGAATTACAGCCGCCACAGAGCGCAGACGGAGAAACACGTCGTACTGTGTGTCAGCGCACTAAAGATAGACCTGCTCATGGATTTCCTCAACGAATTCTACGCCCATCCCAGACTGCAg GATTACTATGTGGTGATCCTGTGCCCGAGTGAGATGGACCTCCAGGTGCGGAGAGTGCTGCAGATCCCTCTGTGGTCTCAAAGGGTCATCTATCTGCAAGGATCTGTTCTCAAAGACCAGGACCTGCTAAGAGCCAA AATGGATGACGCAGAGGCTTGTTTCATTCTGAGCAGTCGTAACGAGGTGGATCGCATGGCTGCG GACCATCAGACCATCCTGAGAGCCTGGGCAGTGAAGGACTTTGCTCCAAATTGTCCCCTCTATGTCCAGATACTCAAACCTGAAAACAAGTTCCATGTAAAATTTGCAG ATCAtgttgtgtgtgaggaggaattCAAGTACGCCATGTTGGCCCTCAACTGTGTGTGTCCTGCCACCTCCACCTTGGTCACGCTCCTTGTGCACACCTCCCGCGGACG AGAAGGACAACAGTCTCCGGAGCAGTGGCAGAGGATGTACGGATGTTGCTCCGGCAACGAGGTCTACCACATCCGAGTCTGTGACAGCAAGTTCTTTGGAGAGTACAACGGCAAAAGCTTTACATACGCTTCCTTTCATGCTCACAAGAA GTACGGCGTGTGTCTGATCGGTATAAAGAGGGAGGACAACAAGAGCATCCTGCTGAACCCTGGCCCGCGCCACATCATGGCTGCCACAGACACCTGCTACTACATCAACATCACCAAGGAGGAGAACTCGGCCTTCATCTTCAaccaggaggagaagaagggccGCCCTACCGGGGGACTCTTCGACGGACCCTCGCAGCTTCCCGTTCACAGCATCATCGCGAGCAtgg GCACCGTTGCCATGGATCTTCAGAATACGGGTCCACCTGACGTCTCAGTTGCTAAGCTGGTCCCACCTACGGTGAACGGAACAGGGGGCCGCCGGCCGAGCATTGCTCCAGTTCAGGAGATCGCCGACTCCTCCTCAATCCTGCCATGTGACCTTCTCAGCGACCAATCAGAGGATGACTCCGTCTTTACAGACGAGAAAGGCCACTCATTAACTGA GTACGTGAAAGGTTATCCCCCCAACTCTCCGTACATCGGGAGCTCGCCCACCTTGTGCCATCTGTTGGCTGAAAAAGCCCCGTTTTGCTGCCTACGACTGGACCAG GGTTGCAGGCACAACAGCTATGAGGACGCTAAGGCTTATGGTTTTAAAAACAAGCTCATCATTGTGTCTGCTGAGACCGCAGGGAACGGCCTTTATAACTTCATAGTGCCTCTCAGAGCTTATTACAGACCCAGGAAAGAACTCAACCCCATTGTCTTGCTGCTGGATAATCC GCCAGATAATCACTTTCTGGAGGCCATCTGCTGTTTTCCTATGGTCTACTACATGGCTGGGACTATCGACAA tctggaCAGCCTGCTGCAGTGTGGCATTATCTACGCCGATAACTTGGTTGTCGTGGATAAAGAGAGTACAATGAGTGCAGAGGAGGACTACATGGCTGACGCCAAAACTATTGTCAATGTACAGACGATGTTCAG GTTGTTTCCCAGTCTCAGCATCATCACAGAGCTTACTCATCCATCCAACATGAGATTCATGCAGTTCAGAGCAAAGGATTGCTATTCACTGGCCCTCTCCAAGCTGGAGAAG aaagaGCGTGATAAAGGCTCCAACTTGGCCTTCATGTTTCGCCTACCCTTCGCTGCAGGGAGAGTGTTCAGTATCAGCATGCTGGACACCCTGCTGTATCAG TCTTTTGTGAAGGACTACATGATCCTTATTGCACGACTGCTGCTGGGGCTGGACACCACTCCAGGATCAGGATTCCTCTGTGCT ATGAAAGTAACAGAGGAAGACCTGTGGATCAGCACTTATGGCAGGCTGTTTCAGAAACTCTGCTCCTCTAGTGCCGAAATTCCTATCGGGATCTATCGGACAGAATCCCATGTTTTCCCGACTTCTGAG TCGCAGGTGTCAGTCAATGTTGAGGACGGCGATGACACCAAGGAAAAGGGGGACGAGTCTCGCAGCAACGACCAATCAGATCACCCCATGCTGAGGAAGAAGAGCATGCAGTGGGCCCGGCGTCTGAGTAAGAAGAGCACAAGGTGGCAGGGAGTGAGCCGGGATTCGAGCAAGGACCACGCCCAGCGTATCGCCCAGCAGCGCCTCAACCTCTACCGGCGCTCTGAGAGGGAGGAGCTGTCTGAGCTGGTCCGCAACCGCATGAGGCACCTGGGCCTCCCCACCTCCGGATATG AAGATCTAACCAATCTGACAGCCAGCGATGTCATGAACAGAGTCAATCTGGGATATCTACAAG ATGAGCAGAACGATCAGCAGAACACCCTGTCCTTCGTCCTGATCAACCCTTCTCCTGACACCAGGCTGGAGCTCAATGACGTTGT gtacTTGATCCGTTCGGACCCTCTGGCTCACGTCCCAGAGGAGCCTCCTGTCCACAGAAGCAGCCTGAAAGAGAGACACGAGTCCTGCATAGAGACCAAGGAGGACACCGAGCTCTGA